A window of Streptomyces sp. NBC_01689 genomic DNA:
CGCGGGCACGTGCCAGGCCCCGCACACCACGGCGACGTCGTCCCCGAACTCCCGCTGGGCCGCGCGCACCTGGAGGCGCATGTACGCCTCACGCTCCGGGTCACGGTGGTGTCCGCCGTCCCCGTAGGTCTCCCGCAGTGCTCCCATCGCCTCCTCCAGCACGGTGAACGGCGCGAACGGGTCGGTGCCGGTCCCGCCACGGTGCTCGACCGCGTCCTCCCACCAGCGCTCGGGGTCGTCGTGACCGGCCGTCCGCGCGAGCACGGCGAGCGGGTCGATCCGCACGGCGTCGCCCGCGGGCTCGGTGGGCGGGAGCGGCGGTTCCTCCTTCTCCCACGCCAGCGTGTGCGCCGCGGGCAGGTCGATGAAGCGGGCCGGGACCCCGTGGTCCAGCGACCACCGGATCGCCACCCACTCCGGGGAGAACCCGGCCAGCGGCCAGAAGGCGGAGCGGCCGGGCTCGTCCACCACATGGGCCAGGAGCGCGACCGGAGGGCGCATGTCCGGGTCGGCGGCGAGCGGGAGGAGGGCGTCGGCCTCCGGGGGCCCCTCGATCAGGACGGTCCGGGGCGCCGCCGCGTCCAGTGCGGCGCGCACGGCACGCGCCGAGCCGGGCCCGTGGTGCCGCACCCCCAGCAGGAGCGGCCCGGCCCCTCGCGGTCCGCCCTCCCCCGGTCCGGTCACGCGCTCACCTCCCGGCAGGCCCGGTAGAAGTCCTTCCAGCCCTCGCGCTCACGGACGACCGCCTCCAGATACTCCTGCCAGATCACCCGGTCGGCCGCCGGGTCGCGGACGACCGCGCCGAGCACGCCCGCTGCCACGTCCGAGGCGCGCAGCACCCCGTCGCCGAAGTGGGCGGCCAGCGCGAGGCCGCCGGTGACGACGGAGATGGCCTCGGCGGTGGACAGCGTGCCGCTGGGCGACTTGAGCTTCGTACGCCCGTCGGCGGTCACCCCGTCGCGCAGCTCACGGAAGACGGTGACGACGCGTCGGATCTCGTCGACGCCGTCCGGGACCGACGGGAGGTCGAGGGAGCGGCCGATCTGGTCGACGCGGCGCGAGACGATGTCCACCTCGGCCTCGGCGGTCTCCGGCAGGGGCAGCACCACCGTGTTGAAGCGGCGGCGCAGGGCGCTGGACAGCTCGTTCACCCCGCGGTCCCGGTCGTTGGCGGTGGCGATCAGGTTGAAGCCGCGGACGGCCTGCGTCTCCTCGCCCAACTCCGGTATGGGCAGCGTCTTCTCGGACAGGATCGTGATCAGCGTGTCCTGGACGTCCGCCGGAACCCGCGTCAGCTCCTCGACGCGGACCGTCATGCCCTCGGCCATGGCACGCATGACCGGGCTCGGCACGAGGGCGTCCCGGCTGGGGCCGTGCGCGAGCAGCCTGGCGTAGTTCCAGCCGTACCGGATCGCCTCCTCCGGTGTGCCGGCGGTGCCCTGCACCAGCAGGGTCGAGTCGCCGCTGACCGCCGCGGCCAGATGCTCGGACACCCAGGTCTTCGCGGTGCCGGGTACGCCGAGGAGCAGCAGGGCGCGGTCGGTGGCGAGGGTGGTGACCGCGACCTCGACGACGCGGCGCGGGCCCACGTACTTCGGTGTGATCCGCGTGCCGTCCGGCAGGGTGCCGCCCAGCAGATAGGTCGCCACCGCCCACGGCGACATCCGCCAGCGGGCGGGGCGGGGCCGGTCGTCCTGCGCGGCCAGTGCGGCGAGTTCGGCGGCGAAGGCGTGCTCGGCGTGCGGCCGCAGCACCTCGCCGGGGCGCGCCCCGCTGCCCGCGGCGCCACCACCGGCGCTGACGGCGCTGTCGGCCGGGGCGGCTGCCCCGGCCTGTCCCGCGGGTGTGACTGCGGGCGTCGGTTCCACGGACTCGATGGACACGGTCATGGCTCGGTCCCCCCTCCGGCTCGGCCGGTTCGGATCTGGTCCCACCGTGCACCACACCACTGACAATCGGCTCTGACCTGGGCGGACTTGTGTGTGACGGCCGATTGTCAGTGGGGGGATCTACCTTCGGTGACATGACTCAGCAGGGGGTGCGCTGGACGGCGGATCAGGTGCTGGCACTGGCGCCCGACCCGGCGTCAGGCAGAGCGGGCAGCAAGCTCGGCACCGCCGGTTCGTGGTCGCACACAGGCAGTTCTGACGAGGGGACGTTATGGGGACTGTGCAGAGGAAGCGGCAGCACGCCTTATCAGACGGTCGTCGACATCGCGGACCCCACCGGGCCCGCCTGCACCTGCAGTTGTCCGAGCCGGAAGTTCCCGTGCAAGCACGCGCTGGGACTGCTGCTGCTCTGGGCGGGCGAGGACGGCGCGGTGCCGCGGGGGCCCCTGCCGGACTGGGCGGAGCGATGGCGGGAG
This region includes:
- a CDS encoding ATP-binding protein produces the protein MTVSIESVEPTPAVTPAGQAGAAAPADSAVSAGGGAAGSGARPGEVLRPHAEHAFAAELAALAAQDDRPRPARWRMSPWAVATYLLGGTLPDGTRITPKYVGPRRVVEVAVTTLATDRALLLLGVPGTAKTWVSEHLAAAVSGDSTLLVQGTAGTPEEAIRYGWNYARLLAHGPSRDALVPSPVMRAMAEGMTVRVEELTRVPADVQDTLITILSEKTLPIPELGEETQAVRGFNLIATANDRDRGVNELSSALRRRFNTVVLPLPETAEAEVDIVSRRVDQIGRSLDLPSVPDGVDEIRRVVTVFRELRDGVTADGRTKLKSPSGTLSTAEAISVVTGGLALAAHFGDGVLRASDVAAGVLGAVVRDPAADRVIWQEYLEAVVREREGWKDFYRACREVSA